The following proteins come from a genomic window of Chitinivibrionia bacterium:
- a CDS encoding ATPase → MGDERVKTGIVGLDEMLGGGFLQNSANLIEGAPGTGKTTIAMQFIYNGIKTFGENGLIISFEEFPLQYYHDAAQLGWDLKTLEKEGKLKIVFSTPATILNEINEPSGELLSLMKEYNIKRVVIDSISHFEALTMDIHQLREIERQIVNGFKREGTTAILIRENNAVFGSIDAINSKVPFVVDSFILLRYVEIDSEIQKALTIFKMRGSDHKKDIRKYKCTANGIEVESKFMGREGIMSGSSRLTPQDAFVNVFGKKKG, encoded by the coding sequence GTGGGCGACGAGCGTGTAAAAACAGGAATTGTCGGATTAGACGAAATGCTTGGCGGCGGGTTTTTGCAGAATTCCGCCAATCTCATAGAGGGCGCGCCGGGAACAGGAAAAACCACTATCGCAATGCAATTTATATATAACGGAATAAAAACTTTCGGCGAAAACGGGCTGATAATCTCATTTGAAGAGTTTCCGTTGCAGTATTATCACGATGCGGCACAGCTTGGCTGGGACTTGAAAACCCTCGAAAAAGAAGGGAAACTCAAAATTGTTTTTTCCACACCTGCGACTATTTTAAATGAAATTAACGAGCCGAGCGGCGAACTTTTATCGCTTATGAAAGAATACAATATTAAGCGGGTTGTAATTGACAGCATTTCGCATTTTGAGGCGTTGACAATGGATATTCATCAACTGCGGGAAATTGAGCGGCAGATTGTAAACGGCTTTAAGCGCGAGGGAACAACGGCAATTCTTATTCGTGAAAACAACGCGGTTTTCGGAAGCATAGACGCAATTAACAGCAAAGTTCCTTTTGTTGTAGATAGTTTTATACTGCTTAGATATGTGGAAATTGACAGCGAAATCCAAAAGGCGCTTACAATTTTTAAAATGCGCGGAAGCGACCACAAAAAGGATATTCGCAAATATAAATGTACTGCAAACGGAATAGAAGTAGAAAGCAAATTTATGGGTCGCGAGGGAATTATGAGCGGAAGTTCGCGCCTTACTCCACAAGACGCTTTTGTTAATGTTTTCGGGAAGAAAAAAGGGTAA
- the argF gene encoding ornithine carbamoyltransferase: MKRDFLTLSEYSSEEIRKIVDLSLEVKKERAHGKLMRDEMRGKTAVLVFDKPSLRTKITFQTCIYELGGNALDMPSANGRLGDRESVYDVAKNLERWVHLLVVRTFSDDTLREFAGHLNIPVINALTDKFHPCQSIAFGVALKEKFGDKKIKVAFVGDGNNVCASHLHYCTKMGYDFTLICPKGFELNAEIAAEGRKIATHTGSLITITNDIDEGLKDVDVVYTDVWASMGKENEAQSRKEIFMPYQVNEDLMKKAKPDALFSHCLPAHRGEEVIDSVLDGERSIAFEEAENRLHAHKAIIMYLLQQSK, translated from the coding sequence ATGAAAAGAGATTTTTTAACATTATCGGAATATTCGAGCGAAGAAATTCGTAAAATTGTTGATTTGTCGCTCGAAGTGAAGAAAGAAAGAGCGCACGGAAAATTAATGCGCGACGAAATGCGTGGCAAAACCGCTGTTTTGGTTTTTGATAAACCGTCTCTGAGAACAAAAATAACATTTCAGACTTGCATTTACGAATTGGGCGGCAACGCGCTTGATATGCCTTCTGCAAACGGAAGATTGGGCGATAGAGAGTCGGTTTACGACGTCGCCAAAAATCTTGAGCGTTGGGTACATCTTTTGGTTGTTCGCACTTTTAGCGACGATACGCTCCGCGAATTTGCGGGACATTTGAATATTCCCGTAATAAACGCGCTTACGGATAAATTTCACCCTTGCCAATCAATCGCTTTCGGAGTTGCGCTCAAAGAAAAATTCGGCGACAAAAAGATAAAAGTGGCGTTTGTCGGCGACGGAAATAACGTTTGTGCTTCGCACTTGCATTACTGCACAAAAATGGGCTACGATTTTACGCTTATTTGTCCGAAAGGCTTTGAACTGAATGCGGAAATTGCCGCGGAAGGCAGAAAAATAGCCACACATACGGGAAGTTTAATAACCATAACAAACGACATAGACGAAGGGCTAAAGGACGTGGATGTTGTCTATACGGACGTTTGGGCGAGTATGGGAAAAGAAAACGAAGCGCAGTCGAGAAAAGAAATATTTATGCCGTATCAGGTAAACGAAGATTTAATGAAAAAAGCAAAACCCGACGCTTTATTTTCGCATTGTTTGCCTGCTCACAGAGGCGAAGAGGTTATAGACAGCGTTTTGGACGGCGAGCGTTCCATTGCTTTTGAAGAAGCGGAAAATCGGCTTCACGCTCACAAGGCTATAATAATGTATCTTTTACAACAGTCAAAGTGA
- a CDS encoding ATP-binding protein, whose translation MYRNMIENLLNWKNKADKKPLILKGARQVGKTFLMKQFGERHYKSTFYVNFENNFAIKQLFANDISPEKIIRGLEIHFGQKIDSQNSLIIFDEIQEEPKAVSSLKYFNEDAPQYDIICAGSLLGVALHKGTSFPVGKVEFLNLFPMSFEEFLLAIGKENLVNLYKEKEYDLINAFKNEYISLLKTYYFVGGMPEVVASFAVEQDLEKCRNLQNNILAAYEQDFSKHAPNEIVPKIRMLYNNIPVQLAKEHKKFVYSHIKEGARAKEFEMAMMWLIDCGLIHKVDNVSTVRIPLKSYADPKNFKLFLLDVGLLSCMSGLLPQIILEQNKFFVEFKGAITEQFVLQEMKTFNDFEIFYWSNSNGSAEVDFLISNKNNPIPIEVKAETNLQAKSLSVFRDKFAPDLLMRISMSDYRKDGNLLNLPLYLIENLKSEIGK comes from the coding sequence ATGTATAGAAATATGATAGAAAACTTGCTTAATTGGAAAAACAAAGCCGACAAAAAGCCGTTAATACTGAAAGGCGCAAGGCAAGTCGGTAAAACATTTTTGATGAAACAGTTCGGTGAGCGGCATTATAAAAGCACGTTTTATGTGAATTTTGAAAACAATTTTGCCATAAAACAACTGTTTGCAAACGACATTTCGCCCGAAAAAATAATTCGCGGACTTGAAATACATTTCGGGCAAAAAATAGACAGTCAAAATTCCTTGATTATCTTTGATGAAATTCAGGAAGAGCCGAAAGCGGTTAGTTCGCTTAAATATTTTAACGAGGACGCGCCGCAATACGACATAATTTGCGCAGGCTCATTGCTTGGCGTTGCGCTTCATAAAGGAACTTCTTTTCCTGTCGGCAAAGTGGAATTTCTGAACTTATTCCCTATGTCTTTTGAAGAATTTTTGCTTGCAATCGGCAAAGAAAATTTGGTGAACTTATATAAGGAAAAGGAATACGACCTTATTAACGCGTTCAAAAACGAGTATATTTCATTGCTTAAAACTTATTATTTTGTCGGCGGAATGCCTGAAGTCGTCGCAAGTTTTGCCGTTGAGCAGGACTTGGAAAAATGCAGAAATCTACAAAATAACATCCTTGCGGCATACGAACAGGATTTTTCAAAACACGCGCCGAACGAAATTGTTCCTAAAATTCGGATGCTCTACAATAATATCCCCGTTCAACTTGCCAAAGAACACAAAAAATTTGTTTATAGCCATATAAAAGAGGGAGCGAGAGCAAAAGAATTTGAAATGGCAATGATGTGGCTTATTGATTGCGGGCTTATTCACAAAGTTGACAATGTAAGCACGGTTCGCATTCCGCTTAAAAGTTATGCCGACCCAAAAAACTTTAAACTGTTTTTGCTCGACGTCGGACTTTTGTCTTGTATGAGCGGCTTGCTTCCTCAGATAATTTTGGAGCAAAACAAATTTTTTGTAGAATTTAAAGGAGCGATAACAGAACAGTTTGTATTGCAGGAAATGAAGACTTTCAACGATTTTGAGATTTTTTATTGGTCTAACAGCAACGGAAGCGCGGAAGTCGATTTTTTAATTTCCAATAAAAACAATCCTATACCCATCGAAGTAAAGGCGGAAACTAATTTGCAGGCAAAATCATTATCTGTTTTCAGGGATAAGTTTGCGCCCGATTTGCTTATGAGAATATCCATGAGCGATTACAGAAAAGACGGAAATTTACTTAATTTGCCGCTTTATTTGATAGAAAATTTGAAATCGGAGATTGGCAAATAG
- a CDS encoding flagellar protein FliS, producing MRVDAETVSEYYKQMQIETLPQYNRVAFLHETMYNMVRQAILGEKEDVRKRLDTVQNILVQLMAVVKKDDDDEIAEGLLLLYDYIYVKLESNDVVAMNEALQVLSVLHETFDKLMKKRV from the coding sequence ATGCGGGTAGATGCGGAAACGGTTTCGGAATACTATAAGCAAATGCAAATTGAAACTTTGCCTCAGTATAATCGTGTCGCGTTTCTGCACGAAACTATGTATAATATGGTACGACAGGCAATTTTAGGCGAAAAAGAAGACGTGCGAAAACGTCTCGATACCGTCCAAAACATACTTGTTCAACTTATGGCGGTCGTGAAAAAAGACGATGACGACGAAATCGCCGAAGGATTGCTTTTGCTTTACGACTATATATATGTAAAATTGGAAAGCAACGACGTTGTCGCAATGAACGAAGCTCTTCAGGTGCTGTCGGTGCTTCACGAAACTTTTGATAAACTTATGAAGAAAAGAGTGTAA
- a CDS encoding exonuclease domain-containing protein, with amino-acid sequence MSIFNFADEETKRKLYAMKHMSKKNIEGNTLRNTLGQTHVNINGNIVDKKSKAAPESINGNLIDELKNVPKELTPRQKYQSNWSKIPDFVAVDIETTGLSKTKDRITEIAAIKFVDGKAVEEFTTLINPKIEIPAKITQLTGIDAETVKDAPEFVEVMDEFVEFVGRLAICGHNVDFDISFLNAEIKRNCGKEINNWNIDTLILSRIILELEEGYALTKVANYLNIALENAHRALDDARASGLIATKLIPKIKEVPILSRARIASNSVGFTKKIFERTLTGYIPPQKIKLEVVPNVKPLKPNGKKVDVSNTQLKKYFNSKLGQVIRRYRSRPEQLEFAQTVADALNNGKICAIEAGTGTGKTLGYLVPAMLAAIGKNERIVISTATKQLQNQLIEKDLPALATTLEGKEGKISAAILKGRSNYVCRKAFEKIISGEVPGISPKEKGALLPIIKWYEKTKSGDIDEQNAFHRRGNKQLWDLLSAQNRHCGGKCEYSNSCFLIKARKYAMAANIVVVNHAFFYSDIVAGNEIMQNAAAIIFDEAHRLEETGYYSLQTEIDTHSLNNSVEGFQHIHTVLYNITKAIPADVAENKDNREFIDDVIKLKHIIYNFRKASENFLAAISDFLVDNADANNATQSAILTLGYKANTLHKLHALNEIMMNICEFTDILRLIKQAHREKIKADNNIEAQISAAEKAAQQLKADMQYLSEAQTVGDIFWVEGPASKKWVKLTGTTTNIKNFLNPFWQQFQKPVIFTSATLSPQKNIDYFADRVGISGLEPVLKQFTNEIISENLTFAVATETPEVSTPEFNVYTAQIIKDLSAKFQKNILVLFTNNENLEQVYNELCKDGKNPNIFAQGISGNNAWIQRQMRDVRGAVLLGSGSFWEGVDMPGDQCEILIIPKLPFPVPNHPLQKQLAENAESDGKNGFMDYSLPETLLKFRQGAGRLIRKSEDMGAFFVLDSRIVNKPYGKFFVNLMNSEALTFSEISETWEPLEKLFAKKEELEKIREAEKIAKREAWAKAEAEKAAKAEKNNAENVEKQAESAKE; translated from the coding sequence ATGTCTATTTTTAATTTTGCCGATGAAGAAACAAAGAGAAAACTTTATGCGATGAAGCATATGTCCAAGAAAAACATAGAGGGGAATACGCTGAGGAACACACTCGGGCAGACACACGTAAATATCAACGGAAACATTGTCGATAAAAAATCAAAAGCCGCGCCCGAAAGCATTAACGGAAATTTAATCGACGAGCTGAAAAACGTGCCGAAAGAGTTGACCCCGCGCCAAAAATATCAGTCTAACTGGAGCAAAATTCCCGATTTTGTAGCGGTGGACATCGAAACCACGGGATTGAGCAAAACCAAAGACAGAATAACCGAAATCGCCGCTATAAAATTTGTGGACGGAAAAGCCGTAGAAGAATTTACGACGCTCATAAACCCCAAAATCGAAATCCCAGCAAAAATAACGCAACTTACGGGAATTGACGCGGAAACCGTTAAAGACGCGCCCGAATTTGTAGAAGTTATGGACGAATTTGTAGAATTTGTGGGTCGCCTCGCAATCTGCGGACACAATGTGGACTTTGACATTTCGTTTTTGAACGCAGAAATAAAGCGAAACTGCGGAAAAGAGATAAACAACTGGAACATAGACACCCTGATTTTATCGCGAATAATTTTGGAACTCGAAGAGGGCTACGCGCTCACAAAAGTCGCAAATTATCTTAACATAGCGCTCGAAAACGCACACCGCGCATTGGATGACGCGAGAGCTTCGGGACTTATTGCAACAAAACTTATCCCAAAAATTAAGGAAGTTCCGATACTTTCGAGAGCGCGAATTGCGAGTAATTCGGTCGGCTTCACCAAAAAGATTTTTGAACGCACGCTTACAGGGTATATTCCGCCTCAAAAGATAAAACTTGAGGTCGTTCCAAACGTAAAACCGCTTAAACCTAACGGCAAAAAAGTTGATGTTTCCAATACTCAGTTAAAGAAATATTTCAATTCAAAACTTGGGCAGGTTATAAGAAGATACCGCTCGCGCCCCGAGCAATTAGAGTTTGCACAAACCGTTGCCGACGCGCTCAACAACGGAAAAATCTGTGCGATAGAAGCAGGAACGGGAACGGGTAAAACGCTCGGATATTTAGTGCCTGCAATGCTCGCCGCCATCGGAAAAAACGAGCGGATTGTGATTTCGACGGCAACAAAACAGTTGCAAAACCAACTAATCGAAAAAGATTTGCCCGCGCTCGCAACGACTTTGGAGGGCAAAGAAGGCAAAATTTCGGCGGCTATCCTTAAAGGCAGAAGCAACTACGTTTGCCGAAAAGCGTTTGAAAAAATTATTTCGGGAGAAGTTCCGGGGATTTCGCCCAAAGAAAAAGGCGCGCTTTTGCCCATTATTAAATGGTACGAAAAAACAAAATCGGGCGACATTGACGAGCAAAACGCGTTCCACAGACGAGGCAATAAGCAGTTGTGGGATTTGCTTTCCGCTCAAAACAGACACTGCGGCGGCAAATGCGAATACAGCAACTCCTGCTTTCTGATAAAGGCGCGCAAATACGCAATGGCGGCTAATATTGTGGTGGTAAATCACGCGTTTTTTTACAGCGACATAGTTGCAGGAAACGAAATTATGCAAAACGCCGCGGCAATAATTTTCGACGAAGCACACCGCTTAGAAGAAACTGGCTACTATTCGCTTCAGACCGAAATAGACACGCACTCGCTCAATAATTCGGTGGAAGGTTTTCAGCATATTCACACGGTTTTGTATAACATAACAAAAGCAATTCCCGCAGACGTTGCGGAAAACAAAGACAACCGCGAATTTATCGATGACGTTATAAAACTAAAACATATTATATATAATTTCCGCAAAGCAAGCGAGAATTTTTTGGCGGCGATTTCGGATTTTCTTGTCGATAACGCCGACGCAAACAATGCCACTCAAAGCGCAATTTTAACTTTGGGCTACAAGGCAAACACGCTCCACAAATTACACGCCCTAAACGAAATTATGATGAATATCTGCGAATTTACGGATATTTTGCGGCTCATAAAACAAGCTCACCGCGAAAAAATCAAGGCGGACAACAACATCGAAGCGCAGATTTCGGCGGCGGAAAAAGCGGCGCAACAATTAAAGGCGGATATGCAATATTTGAGCGAAGCGCAAACCGTCGGCGATATATTCTGGGTAGAAGGTCCCGCAAGCAAGAAATGGGTAAAATTGACGGGAACAACCACAAACATAAAAAATTTCCTGAACCCTTTTTGGCAACAGTTTCAAAAGCCCGTGATTTTCACTTCGGCAACGCTTTCGCCGCAAAAAAACATTGACTATTTTGCCGACCGAGTAGGAATTTCCGGCTTGGAACCCGTGCTTAAACAATTTACAAATGAAATTATCAGCGAAAACTTAACTTTTGCAGTAGCGACCGAAACTCCCGAAGTAAGCACGCCCGAGTTTAACGTGTACACGGCGCAGATAATAAAGGATTTAAGCGCGAAATTCCAAAAAAATATACTTGTGCTTTTCACAAACAACGAAAATTTGGAGCAGGTTTACAACGAATTGTGCAAAGACGGTAAAAATCCGAACATTTTCGCACAGGGAATAAGCGGCAACAATGCGTGGATACAGCGGCAAATGCGAGATGTTCGCGGCGCCGTTTTGCTGGGAAGCGGTTCTTTTTGGGAGGGCGTGGATATGCCGGGCGACCAATGCGAAATTCTCATTATCCCCAAACTTCCGTTCCCCGTGCCGAACCATCCGCTTCAAAAACAGCTGGCGGAAAACGCCGAAAGCGACGGCAAAAACGGCTTTATGGACTACTCGCTTCCCGAAACTCTGCTTAAATTCAGACAGGGAGCAGGTCGTTTAATACGAAAATCTGAAGATATGGGCGCGTTTTTTGTGCTCGACAGCAGAATTGTAAATAAACCATACGGCAAATTCTTTGTAAATTTAATGAATTCCGAAGCATTAACATTCTCCGAAATAAGCGAAACTTGGGAGCCGCTCGAAAAACTTTTTGCCAAAAAAGAAGAACTGGAAAAAATAAGAGAAGCGGAAAAAATTGCGAAAAGAGAAGCTTGGGCAAAAGCCGAAGCAGAAAAAGCGGCAAAAGCAGAAAAAAACAATGCTGAAAATGTCGAAAAACAAGCAGAAAGCGCAAAGGAATAA
- the lptE gene encoding LPS assembly lipoprotein LptE codes for MKKAVLVIFLVFLVFFTGCGIYSFTGSTLPSNVRTIEIPLFENVALVSGAAERITEVLSQKIVRERLTVVARNGDAIIRGTVVSYINRASDFTGTRDDLTVLQSSVEIVADIIFFDNRNNREIYRGRVIAIGNYDFATETEMDGRERAIDDLTERILMNSIRSW; via the coding sequence ATGAAAAAAGCGGTTTTGGTAATATTTCTCGTTTTTCTCGTATTTTTCACAGGTTGCGGAATTTATTCATTCACAGGCTCTACACTTCCAAGCAACGTGAGAACAATAGAAATACCGCTTTTTGAAAACGTCGCATTGGTGAGCGGTGCGGCGGAGCGAATTACTGAAGTTTTGTCGCAAAAAATCGTGAGAGAACGTCTTACCGTTGTAGCAAGAAACGGGGACGCGATAATCAGAGGAACGGTAGTATCGTATATAAACAGAGCAAGTGATTTTACAGGCACACGAGACGACTTAACCGTTCTTCAGTCGTCGGTGGAAATTGTCGCGGACATAATCTTTTTTGACAACCGAAACAACCGTGAAATTTACAGAGGTCGCGTAATCGCCATAGGAAATTACGATTTTGCCACCGAAACCGAAATGGACGGAAGAGAACGCGCCATAGACGATTTAACCGAACGAATTTTGATGAATTCAATTAGGAGCTGGTAG
- the hisC gene encoding histidinol-phosphate transaminase gives MSRFNGKMLDGLVPYVAGEQPKDMKYIKLNTNENPYSPSPKVKEAIDSFDYSTLKLYPDPDVSELREAIGEFYGVKTENIFCGNSSDEIIAMAFMAFFTGDKPLVFPDITYSFYPVWCDIFGIKKQIVPLKEDWTIDFENFPKNAGGIVICNPNAPTGIAVKMAQIEEILQKFPDTLILCDEAYIDFGGESSIELTKKYDNLLVVHTLSKSRSLAGARVGFAIGNAELISSLNVIKNSFNSYTIDRLALKIAVAAVKDSEYFENCCKKVIGTRNWAVAQLKELGFDILESSANFVFARPTKFISAGISAEELYKKLKANGILVRFWNKPKISDWLRITIGTDGEMKALIDKIKEMQK, from the coding sequence ATGAGCCGATTTAACGGAAAAATGCTTGACGGGCTGGTGCCGTATGTTGCAGGCGAACAGCCCAAAGATATGAAATACATAAAATTGAATACAAACGAAAACCCGTATTCACCGTCGCCGAAAGTGAAAGAAGCGATTGATAGTTTCGATTATTCCACGCTGAAACTTTACCCCGACCCCGACGTAAGCGAACTGCGGGAAGCAATCGGCGAATTTTACGGCGTTAAAACCGAAAATATTTTCTGCGGAAACTCCTCGGACGAAATAATCGCTATGGCGTTTATGGCGTTTTTTACAGGCGACAAACCGCTTGTTTTTCCCGATATAACATATTCGTTTTACCCCGTTTGGTGCGACATTTTCGGCATAAAAAAGCAGATTGTGCCACTCAAAGAAGACTGGACTATCGACTTTGAAAACTTTCCGAAAAACGCAGGCGGAATTGTAATCTGCAATCCGAATGCGCCTACTGGAATTGCCGTAAAAATGGCGCAAATCGAAGAAATATTGCAAAAATTCCCCGACACGCTTATCCTTTGCGACGAGGCGTATATCGATTTCGGAGGGGAGAGCAGTATTGAACTTACGAAAAAATACGACAATCTTCTGGTTGTTCACACTCTTTCAAAAAGTCGTTCGCTTGCAGGCGCGCGGGTGGGGTTTGCTATCGGAAACGCGGAACTTATTTCTTCGCTTAACGTAATAAAAAATTCGTTTAATTCTTACACGATTGACCGTTTGGCGCTGAAAATAGCCGTTGCCGCAGTAAAAGACAGCGAATATTTTGAAAATTGTTGCAAAAAAGTTATAGGCACTCGAAATTGGGCGGTGGCTCAACTCAAAGAACTCGGCTTTGATATTTTAGAGTCGTCGGCGAACTTTGTTTTTGCTCGTCCGACAAAATTTATTTCAGCAGGAATTTCAGCCGAAGAATTGTACAAAAAACTTAAAGCAAACGGTATTTTAGTGCGTTTTTGGAATAAACCGAAAATCAGCGATTGGCTGAGAATTACAATCGGCACCGACGGCGAAATGAAAGCGCTAATCGACAAAATTAAAGAAATGCAGAAATAA
- a CDS encoding type II toxin-antitoxin system VapC family toxin: MKYMLDTNTCVFAIRGARKNNSMYRHIFDRIRSQEGIAISSLVLAELLHGVELSESSEKNRSALDDFLCALEILPFDNNAAEQYGIIRADLQKRGCLIEDFDILIAAHAMSNGAVLVTNNTKDFERVRGLELEDWKENK, from the coding sequence TTGAAATATATGCTTGACACAAACACCTGCGTTTTTGCTATTCGTGGCGCACGAAAAAACAATAGTATGTATCGACACATTTTTGACAGAATAAGAAGTCAAGAAGGTATTGCAATATCTTCGTTGGTTTTGGCGGAACTTTTGCACGGCGTTGAACTTAGTGAAAGTAGCGAAAAAAATCGTTCAGCGTTGGACGATTTTTTGTGTGCATTGGAAATATTGCCGTTTGATAATAATGCAGCGGAACAATACGGAATAATACGTGCAGATTTGCAGAAAAGAGGGTGTTTGATAGAAGATTTTGATATACTTATCGCCGCTCACGCTATGTCGAATGGCGCTGTTCTTGTCACGAACAATACAAAAGATTTTGAGCGTGTACGCGGGTTAGAATTGGAAGACTGGAAGGAGAACAAATGA
- the vapB gene encoding type II toxin-antitoxin system VapB family antitoxin, whose protein sequence is MATAKVFKTGRSQAVRIPKEYRFDEDEVCIKKIGSTVYLFPKSKMLEIFERGAKGFSEDFMKDGRAEHINRTREIVF, encoded by the coding sequence ATAGCAACGGCAAAAGTATTCAAGACGGGGAGAAGTCAGGCGGTTAGAATTCCGAAAGAATATAGATTTGACGAAGACGAGGTCTGCATAAAAAAAATCGGAAGCACGGTATATCTTTTCCCAAAATCAAAAATGTTGGAAATTTTTGAAAGAGGCGCAAAAGGATTTTCCGAAGATTTTATGAAAGACGGCAGAGCAGAACACATTAACAGAACCAGAGAGATTGTCTTTTGA
- a CDS encoding TrpB-like pyridoxal phosphate-dependent enzyme, with translation MSQVPYKIHLSEDEMPKQWLNLRAFMKNKPAPILHPATLQPATADELNAVFCEECVKQELDDTSKFIDIPSGILEFYKGYRPSALVRAYFLEKALGTPAEIYYKYEGTNTSGSHKLNSAIPQAYYAKQQGLTSLTTETGAGQWGSAMSMACAFYGLDLLVYMVKVSAEQKPYRKHLMETYGAKVIPSPSNTTEAGRKILEKDPNTSGSLGCAISEAVETAVKTDKCRYVLGSVLNHVLLHQSIIGCEAKIALDKYGISPDIIIGCAGGGSNLGGLISPFMADKLTGKSNAHFIAVEPTSCPSLTRGKYAYDFGDTAQTTPLMKMYTLGSGYIPAPGHAGGLRYHGMTTTLSQLYADGFMEARAVEQTKIFDAAVLFAKTEGILPAPESSHAIRVAIDEALKAKESGEKKKILFGLTGTGYFDMTAYAQYNAKTMSDYIPSDEELAKGFATIPDVAVNR, from the coding sequence ATGTCTCAAGTACCATACAAAATCCACTTGTCGGAAGACGAAATGCCTAAGCAATGGCTTAACTTGCGGGCGTTTATGAAAAATAAACCCGCGCCGATTTTGCACCCCGCAACACTGCAACCGGCAACTGCCGACGAACTAAACGCCGTTTTTTGTGAAGAGTGCGTAAAGCAGGAATTGGACGATACGTCAAAGTTTATCGACATTCCGTCGGGGATATTGGAGTTTTACAAGGGCTACCGTCCGTCAGCGCTGGTTAGGGCGTATTTTTTGGAGAAAGCGCTCGGTACTCCCGCGGAAATTTACTACAAATACGAGGGAACAAACACAAGCGGCTCGCACAAATTAAACTCCGCAATTCCACAGGCGTATTACGCTAAACAGCAAGGTTTAACATCTCTTACAACCGAAACGGGAGCAGGTCAATGGGGTTCGGCGATGAGTATGGCGTGCGCATTTTACGGGCTGGATTTGCTTGTTTATATGGTAAAAGTTTCAGCGGAACAAAAACCGTATCGCAAACATTTAATGGAAACTTACGGCGCAAAAGTTATTCCTTCGCCGTCGAATACGACCGAAGCGGGAAGAAAAATACTCGAAAAAGACCCGAACACAAGCGGCTCTTTGGGCTGTGCAATCAGCGAGGCAGTCGAAACTGCGGTAAAAACCGACAAATGCCGCTATGTTTTGGGAAGCGTTCTCAATCACGTTCTTTTGCACCAATCGATAATCGGTTGCGAGGCGAAAATTGCACTTGACAAATACGGAATTTCTCCCGATATAATTATAGGATGCGCGGGCGGCGGCTCAAATCTGGGCGGACTTATTTCACCGTTTATGGCGGATAAACTGACGGGCAAAAGCAATGCGCATTTTATTGCGGTAGAGCCTACAAGCTGCCCGTCGCTTACACGCGGAAAATACGCCTACGATTTCGGCGACACCGCACAAACAACGCCGCTTATGAAAATGTACACGCTCGGAAGCGGATATATTCCTGCTCCCGGACACGCAGGCGGATTGCGTTATCACGGAATGACCACAACGCTTTCGCAGCTTTATGCGGACGGATTTATGGAAGCGCGCGCAGTTGAGCAGACAAAAATTTTTGACGCGGCTGTCCTTTTTGCGAAAACCGAAGGAATTTTGCCTGCGCCCGAATCATCGCACGCAATCCGCGTTGCAATCGATGAAGCGCTAAAAGCAAAAGAGAGCGGCGAAAAAAAGAAAATTTTGTTCGGACTTACAGGAACAGGGTATTTCGATATGACCGCTTATGCGCAATACAACGCAAAAACAATGAGCGATTATATACCGAGCGACGAGGAGTTGGCGAAAGGTTTTGCTACAATTCCCGATGTTGCGGTGAACAGATAA